CCGCGGCCTGGACGATCGGGACCCCTTCTCCCTCCATCCACTCTTCATAGGTGGTTTTGGGAGGAACCTTGCTCATGCTTATGGGACGCCGCATAGTAATTTTGGATTTTAGATTTTAGATACTAATGTCCTGGAATTAAAGTTCGCTTAAGAATTGCAGTATACGACGACGGCTCATTCACGTCTGAAATCCCCCTTGATCCCCCTTTTTTCAAAGGGGGATTTTTTTCTCCGTTACTCCGTTAACCCCTCTTTGGAAAAGAGGGGAAAGGGGAGATTTTTGCCCGAACGATGCAGCAATTATTCCGCAAACTTTAGATACATCACACTAATCGAAAACGGTTCGACCCTCCTCACCGTCCTGAGCCCGCCGAAGGATCGGCAATGGTTCGACTATTCTCACCACTGGTCGAAAATCTAAAACCTGTGGTGAGCGACGTCGAACCATCATTTAATTACCTTGTCCGCCCGGTACAGCATCGACTGCGGGATCGTCAGGCCGATCTGCTTTGCGGTTTTAAGATTGATCACCAGCTCGAACTTCGTCGGCTGCTCGACAGGTAAATCGGCTGGCTTGGCTCCCTTCAGGATTTTGTCCACGTAATAAGCTATGCGCCGGTTGCTGTCCACGACGCTCGCCGCATAGCACATGAGGCCGCCGGCATCTATAGCTTCACTATTGCTGTAGACCGACGGCAACCGGCTCTTTAATGCAAAGCCCGCGATCCGTTTTTGGTTAGCACGTATTAGCGGCCCCCCGGGCACGTAGAGGCCAGCCGGGCGCTCCTTGGTTAGTGCAGCGAATACCCTCTCGAAGCTGTCCGCATCTCGTACCTCCCAAGGCTGAAGAATCAATCCCAGCGCACGCGCCGCCGATGGGAGCACTTCTTTCACCTCGAATACACTGGGGGGAACGGCCGGCTCGTAGAGAACCGCTACACTGGCAAGTTTGGGAACGGCTTCTTTGAGCAGCTCGAGCCGCTTGCCGCCTAGTTCTCTCGAAAGGGTTGTAAGGCCGGTAATGTTGCCGCCGGGACGGGCAAGACTTTCAACAAAGCCTGCCTCGACAGGATCAGCCGCAAGGCCCGACATGACGATGGGAATCGTCTTGGTCGCATTCTTGACCGCTCGGATCGGTGGGACTCCCGATACCACGATGACATCGACCTTGAGACGCACCAGCTCGGTCGCAAGCTCAGGGAGCCGATCAAGCTTCCCCTCCGCATATCGGTACTCGAAGGCGATGCTCTGTCCTTCTATGTAGCCAAGCTCGCGCAGAGCCAACTTAATTGCCTCGGTACGGGCGGACTCACTAGCCGGGTCTTGCGCCGATAGATACCCTATCCGCTGGACCTTCTTCGGCTGCTGCGCCTCGGCGATGGTTCCATAACCCTCTAGCGTCAGCACAATGGCGAATAGCCTAAGCAATATTTTCATAGTTGCCCCGGCAACATTTTGCTTATCAATCGTCGGAGGCAAAAGCCCGCGTTCCAATCTCAAGATATTTGAGCAAAACTTTTTGCCTTTGCTCACTGACAACCGTCGATCCCACTCGGCACGCCTTTCACCACAAGGTTCGAACGGGATACTGGTGAATTAGCTCATCGGAAGTCAGAATCACGAGATGGTGCACGACCGCTTGGCAAA
This genomic stretch from Candidatus Binatia bacterium harbors:
- a CDS encoding ABC transporter substrate-binding protein; translation: MSKGKKFCSNILRLERGLLPPTIDKQNVAGATMKILLRLFAIVLTLEGYGTIAEAQQPKKVQRIGYLSAQDPASESARTEAIKLALRELGYIEGQSIAFEYRYAEGKLDRLPELATELVRLKVDVIVVSGVPPIRAVKNATKTIPIVMSGLAADPVEAGFVESLARPGGNITGLTTLSRELGGKRLELLKEAVPKLASVAVLYEPAVPPSVFEVKEVLPSAARALGLILQPWEVRDADSFERVFAALTKERPAGLYVPGGPLIRANQKRIAGFALKSRLPSVYSNSEAIDAGGLMCYAASVVDSNRRIAYYVDKILKGAKPADLPVEQPTKFELVINLKTAKQIGLTIPQSMLYRADKVIK